The sequence GGGCGCGGCCACGCTCGCGGGCGGCCTGACGCTGATCATGCTCGGCGTGGACCAGGGAGCCGCTTGGGGCTGGACGTCCCCTGCGACGTGGGGCTGTCTCGTCGCGGGAGCCGCTCTGCTGACCCTCTTCGTCCGGATCGAGCGACACAGCGTGGAGCCCCTGCTCGATCTGGGGCTGCTGCGGAACGGCCCGTTCGTCACCATCACGCTCGCCGGGTCCCTGTCCAACGTCGTCTACTGTCTGGTCGCCGTGTTCTCGGCGCTCTACCTCCAGCAGGCGCGGGGCCTGTCGCCCTTCACCGCCGGGTTGGTCTTCCTCGCGCTCTCGGTGGGCGCCGGTACCGCCAGCTACTTCTCGGGACATCTCGCCCGCCGATGGCGGCCCGAGGTGCTCATGGCCGGCGCCATGCTCCTCAGCGGCACTTCCGTGCTCGTCCTGACCTGGTCGACGCCGCTCGCCCTGTACGTGGTGGTCTTCGCGGTCGTCGGCACCGGTCTCGGCCTCGGCTGGGCCCTGACCAACGTCGCCACGCAGTCGTACGTCCCCCCGACCCGTCTTGCCGCCGCGTCCGGCTTCGTCCTGACGTCCCTGGTCCTGCTCGGCGCGCTGGCGGTCGCCGTCGCCTCGACGGTGCTGGAAGCCCTCAGCGGTTCGGCGCCAGGCGCGGCCTCCGACGGCGCGGCCATCGAGACGGTGCTGCGCGCCGCGGCCGTACTCGCCCTGCTCGGGGGAGGGCTGCTGCTCCGCCTGGTCCGCGTACCGGCCGACCGACGCCGGGGGACGTCACGCTAGGGTCCACGTACGGGCGGCCGTCCGGCGCAGGAGCAGAAACCCTGGCCACGCTCCGGCGCCCGGTGGGCACGGTGCCGGCTCACACGCCGGGAGCGGCCCCGTCGCCGCCGGCCTCCGGTCGGAGGGTGCGTGTCCGGCGGAGCTCCTCGGCGACTTCGTGTGCCCGACCCGGGTGGTAGACCGTCACCGTGTCCCTCGCAGCGCCCCGGGGTGTGTACCGGTACGTGCGAATGCCGTGGCGGTCGGCCAGTTCGTCGACCGCGCTGACGGGCACCTGCCACAGGTCGGCCAGGGCCGATGCCGTCCACCACTCGTCGGGGCAGATGAAGTTCCGGTCGATCTCCTTCTGGTATTCGACCGCCGTTCGAGCTGCGCCGAGTCGGTCGGTCAGCCAGGCGAGCAGGCATGGTGTTCCGACCAGGGACACGGGGGCGCGGAAGCCCGGCTCGCAAGCGATCTCCTCTCCGCGTCCCATGTGCAGCACGACTTTGATCGACTTCCGTTGCCCGAGTCTGAACCGCTCGACGATGACGACGCGCTCAAGATCGGCCGCGGCAATGGTGGACGACCGCAGGAAACGGGCGATCACGAGGTGCGTCGCGTTCTCGTGCGGGCGGAACTCGATCCACCGGACCATCGTGGCCGGCACCATCCACATCAAGCCCAGAACGAGCCCGACCACGGCCAGCACCGTCAACCCGAGGACGACCCAGAACAGGGCCCAGGCCACCGCGGAGTCCGTGAACAGGATGACAACCAGGAACGCCAGGAGGAGGGGGGCCGCGATCCACAACGGAACCAGGACGCTCGCGCCGAGCGCGACACCCAGCTCGCGCAGGCGACTTGGCACGAACAGCAGCCGCGCACCAGCTGCTGTCACCGACACGACTCCCGCCGGTGGATCCGGGTCACGAGTGGTCATGGGACGAATATAGGCACCGTCGGCGGAAGGGGTAAGGGGCGCGGACAGCGCGTCGGTCCCATCCGGTCCCAGCGTGCAGCCGTCGCCGGTGTCCGGCTCGCTCTTCGCCCTGTCCGTAGGGGACCGGGCGGTTCTCGTGGCCGCTCGATCGCCGAGGCCACAGGGGCAGGTGTCACCCGGGGTGCGTCCACGTTCTGGACGACGCCCGTTTCCCCGAGGGCGGACGGTCCTCGGCCGGGGTGGCTCGGCAGCCCCGGTCCCTGGGCAAGGCGGCAACCGCCGGATCGCGGCATCCGACTTCACCCCGTGCCGCTCATCCGCCCGCCGCCAGGACCAGCGCGAGGAGAAGGAGGAGTCCCCCGGCCGAGGCGATGACGATCGACAGCTGGAGCAAGCGGTGTTTGCGCCAGGCTATCGCGCTGCACGCCACGATGTCCCGCGCCAGGACCTCCAGTACGCCGCCGGTCAACGCCCCGGCAAGTGCGGCCGGGTCCCACAGTCGCAGGTGCCCGAAGTAGACGAAGTTCGTGGCGGCTTCGCCCGGTACGTGGCGTGCCCGCATGCGCGGCATCACTACCATGACCGCGCACGCGGCGGCTGCGACGAACAGCAGGGCACCGCACCAGAACAGGCCGGGCCGGATGTCTCCGGGGAGGCCGCGGCCCCCGGTCGAGAGCGTCACCAAGCCGGCCAGCACGGCCATTTCCAGTGTGAGCACCACGGAGGCCTTGGTGTCGACGCGACCGGTCCATTCGGCGACGGCCGTGTGGATGCGCCAGGCGGTGTCCAGAGCCGGAGTGGGAGGAGGCGGGGGAGCGGGCGTTACGGCGGCAGGTGGCATGACGGCGGTGTCCCTTCCTTCGGTGGCACGGCCGACGATACGGAGCGGGCGAAGCCCTCAATGCATCAAAAGATGCGATGTGGCGCCAGGGCTGTTCCTAGGCTGGGCGGCGTCCCATTTGAGCCGCACAGTTCGGGGAATCTCCATCGTGACGACCCAGACCACCCACGCCCGCAGGAGCGAGGCCACCGACGGGGAACTGGCCGACCGCGCCGCCCAGGGCGACCACCAGGCTTTCGCCGAACTTGTGATCCGCCACCAGCCCCGTCTGCTCGCCGTCTGCCGGCGCATCACCCGCGACGAGGACGACGCCCGCGACGCCCTGCAGAACACGCTGATCCACGCCTGGCGGGGCATCGGCGGCTACGGCCGGCGCTCCTCGCCCGGGACCTGGCTCTGTCGGGTGGCCATCAACTCCGCGCTGGACGAGGTGCGCGGCCGCGGCCGACGCCCGTCCCCCGTACCCGAGTTACCGGAGCCGGCCGGGGCCGTGGCCGCCGAGGATCCGATGACGGCCCGGGTGGCGTTGGTGTGGGCGATGGGCCAACTGCCCTCGCGGACCCGGGAAACCGTCCTGCTCCGCGACCATTACGGCCTGTCCTACCAGGAGATAGCCGACCGCCAGCACACGACCACGGACGCCGTGCGGTCCTGTCTCGCCCGGGGCCGCAGGACCCTGGCAGGTCTGCTCGACGCGCCTCGTCGGCCTCGCGGGCGCGGTGCGCGCGAGCGGAGCCGGCCATGAGCGGGCCCCGGCCCGAGGACCCCCGCACAGCACTCCGGAAAGCCCCTTCCGGAAGCCACCGGACGGCTAGAATCCCCCCTTGTGACGATCGGCCGTCATCCGGGAGGTGGGGGAAACGGCAGACGGTTCCAGTGGGCGCGGCGCGGCATCCTCGCGTGCCCCCGGCGGCCGGTGGCCCCGGCGCAGTTTCATGGCCGATCTGGCCCCCGCCGATCTCGGCGCCTTCCTCCGGCTGGGAACCGTACGACAGTACGAGCCACCCGAAGTCCTCATGCTCGAAGGACACCTCGACACCGAGGTCTACCTTCTGGTCAACGGTTACGTCCGGGTGGAGGCCGACACAGCGGGTGGACAGAACGTCCTGCTCGCGCTGCGCACCCGGGGTGACCTCGTGGGGGAACTCGCGGCGCTCGACGCCGGCCCCCGGAGTGCGTCGGTCCGCGCGGCCACGACCGTCCTGGCGCACTCGATCTCGCGCCCCGAGTTCCTGCGGTACCTGCGTGCCCACCCGGACGCGTCCGACGCCGTCCAGCGCTCCGTCACGCGCAAGCTGCGCATGGCCACGCGCCACCGGGTGGACACCTCGGGCGCCCCGGTCCTCGTACGCGTCTGCGGCATCCTGGAGGGGCTGCTCGCGACGCACGGCCGTCCCACCGCCGAAGGTGCGCGACTGGACGTCCCCCTCAGCCGGCACGACCTGGCCGCTCTCGTCGGAGCGTCCCTGCCGAGCGTGCAGCGCGCGGTCTCCGAACTGCGCGGCCGCGGCATCCTGTCCACCAGCTACCTGCGCCTGGTCGTACACGACATCGACGCGCTGCGCGCGATCACCCGAGATGCGGGCGGCAACGACTGACCGCCCGGAAGGAGAGGCGTCCGATGGTCGGACGGAAGAAGAGCGGCGGCGGGA comes from Streptomyces virginiae and encodes:
- a CDS encoding Crp/Fnr family transcriptional regulator, producing MADLAPADLGAFLRLGTVRQYEPPEVLMLEGHLDTEVYLLVNGYVRVEADTAGGQNVLLALRTRGDLVGELAALDAGPRSASVRAATTVLAHSISRPEFLRYLRAHPDASDAVQRSVTRKLRMATRHRVDTSGAPVLVRVCGILEGLLATHGRPTAEGARLDVPLSRHDLAALVGASLPSVQRAVSELRGRGILSTSYLRLVVHDIDALRAITRDAGGND
- a CDS encoding Pycsar system effector family protein; its protein translation is MPPAAVTPAPPPPPTPALDTAWRIHTAVAEWTGRVDTKASVVLTLEMAVLAGLVTLSTGGRGLPGDIRPGLFWCGALLFVAAAACAVMVVMPRMRARHVPGEAATNFVYFGHLRLWDPAALAGALTGGVLEVLARDIVACSAIAWRKHRLLQLSIVIASAGGLLLLLALVLAAGG
- a CDS encoding RNA polymerase sigma factor is translated as MTTQTTHARRSEATDGELADRAAQGDHQAFAELVIRHQPRLLAVCRRITRDEDDARDALQNTLIHAWRGIGGYGRRSSPGTWLCRVAINSALDEVRGRGRRPSPVPELPEPAGAVAAEDPMTARVALVWAMGQLPSRTRETVLLRDHYGLSYQEIADRQHTTTDAVRSCLARGRRTLAGLLDAPRRPRGRGARERSRP
- a CDS encoding MFS transporter; protein product: MKAPSDRRAGRGESLFSRPDRAVITAAALSMLLVQMDWFALNLTLPVIARDYGEPTTDLQWLVSGYMLTLGAFMITGGRVADVHGRRRTLVCGLVGFGAVSVFCGLAPSTAWLVAGRVVQGVTAAFIFPVAVAVVTGYFRDDRQGRAVGTVLAFSAVGTALGPFVGGTLAEHVSWRAVFFLNVPICAAAAVLMLRHVPETRDTHASGRLDLPGAATLAGGLTLIMLGVDQGAAWGWTSPATWGCLVAGAALLTLFVRIERHSVEPLLDLGLLRNGPFVTITLAGSLSNVVYCLVAVFSALYLQQARGLSPFTAGLVFLALSVGAGTASYFSGHLARRWRPEVLMAGAMLLSGTSVLVLTWSTPLALYVVVFAVVGTGLGLGWALTNVATQSYVPPTRLAAASGFVLTSLVLLGALAVAVASTVLEALSGSAPGAASDGAAIETVLRAAAVLALLGGGLLLRLVRVPADRRRGTSR